From Butyricimonas paravirosa, one genomic window encodes:
- a CDS encoding helix-turn-helix transcriptional regulator, with the protein MKSKIELYTIEKVKERREQLDMKLTYFADCMNMSHQFISKIEDCDTDKAYNLDHLNDIAVLLECSIKDFFPDKPFKNNKK; encoded by the coding sequence ATGAAGTCAAAAATTGAATTATATACGATAGAGAAAGTAAAAGAACGCAGAGAACAGCTAGATATGAAATTAACCTATTTTGCTGATTGTATGAATATGTCTCATCAATTTATCTCTAAAATAGAAGATTGTGATACAGACAAAGCATATAATCTTGATCATTTGAATGACATAGCTGTTCTCCTTGAATGTTCTATAAAAGATTTCTTCCCAGATAAACCTTTTAAGAACAACAAAAAATAA
- a CDS encoding helix-turn-helix domain-containing protein, whose protein sequence is MKTSIDKYIIQRVKEIRDAKGIKQDEINDKLGFATGSGYIGGVEANGKAKYNIYHLNELAKILDCDIADFFPRPYQEENSLKEYRDYLAEARRKAKEKRGRKEK, encoded by the coding sequence ATGAAAACATCTATTGATAAATACATCATTCAAAGAGTAAAAGAAATTCGAGACGCAAAAGGAATAAAGCAAGACGAAATAAATGACAAACTTGGATTTGCCACAGGTTCCGGCTATATCGGAGGCGTTGAAGCAAATGGAAAAGCAAAATACAACATTTATCATCTAAATGAACTAGCCAAAATTCTTGACTGTGATATTGCAGATTTTTTTCCACGCCCGTATCAAGAAGAAAATTCTTTAAAAGAATATCGAGATTATCTTGCAGAGGCAAGAAGGAAAGCAAAGGAAAAAAGAGGACGAAAAGAAAAGTAA